In one window of Camelina sativa cultivar DH55 chromosome 15, Cs, whole genome shotgun sequence DNA:
- the LOC104744331 gene encoding T-complex protein 1 subunit zeta 1-like: MSVRVLNPNAEVLNKSAALHMTINAAKGLQDVLKSNLGPKGTIKMLVGGSGDLKLTKDGNTLLKEMQIQNPTAIMIARTAVAQDDISGDGTTCTVIFIGELMKQSERCIDEGMHPRVLVDGFEIAKRATLQFLETFKTPVVMGDEPDNEILKMVARTTLRTKLYEGLADQLTDIVVNSVLCIRKPEEPIDLFMVEIMHMRHKFDVDTRLVEGLVLDHGSRHPDMKRRAENCHILTCNVSLEYEKSEINAGFFYSNAEQREAMVTAERRSVDERVQKIIELKNKVCAGNDNSFVIINQKGIDPPSLDLLAREGIIALRRAKRRNMERLVLACGGEAVNSVDDLTPDSLGWAGLVYEHVLGEEKYTFVEQVKNPHSCTILIKGPNDHTIAQIKDAVRDGLRSVKNTLEDECVVLGAGAFEVAARQHLINEVKKTVQGRAQLGVEAFANALLVVPKTLAENAGLDTQDVIISLTSEHDKGNVVGLNLQDGEPIDPLLAGIFDNYSVKRQLINSGPVIASQLLLVDEVIRAGRNMRKPT; this comes from the exons ATGTCTGTGCGAGTTCTGAATCCTAACGCGGAGGTGCTCAACAAATCGGCCGCGCTTCATATGACCATCAACGCCGCTAAGGGTTTACAGGATGTACTCAAGTCCAATCTCGGTCCTAAGGGAACTATCAAGAT GCTTGTTGGTGGTTCTGGGGATCTCAAGCTTACCAAGGATGGCAACACCCTTTTAAAAGAAATG CAAATTCAGAATCCAACTGCCATTATGATTGCGAGGACAGCTGTTGCACAGGATGACATAAGTGGTGATGGTACTACTTGCACTGTCATCTTCATTGGTGAGCTTATGAAACAGTCGGAGCGTTGCATCGATGAAG GAATGCATCCACGTGTCTTAGTTGATGGTTTCGAGATTGCTAAAAGAGCTACTCTCCAATTTCTCGAAACTTTCAAGACACCTGTGGTTATGGGTGATGAGCCTGACAATGAGATCCTGAAAATGGTTGCCAGGACAACGCTTAGAACAAAG TTGTATGAAGGCTTAGCTGATCAACTGACTGATATTGTTGTTAATTCG GTTCTCTGCATTCGGAAGCCTGAAGAACCTATTGATCTGTTTATGGTTGAGATTATGCACATGCGCCATAAATTCGATGTTGACACACGATTG GTTGAGGGGCTTGTTCTTGATCATGGTTCAAGACACCCTGACATGAAGCGACGTGCGGAAAATTGTCACATCCTGACTTGCAATGTGTCACTAGAGTATGAGAAGAG TGAAATTAATGCAGGATTTTTCTACTCGAATGCGGAACAGAGGGAAGCCATGGTTACCGCTGAGAGACGTTCCGTTGATGAAAGAGTTCAGAAAATTATTGAGCTGAAGAACAAG GTTTGTGCTGGTAATGATAACAGCTTTGTTATCATAAATCAAAAGGGTATTGATCCCCCGTCATTGGATCTTCTTGCTCGAGAAGGG ATAATCGCCCTTAGAAGAGCAAAGAGGAGGAACATGGAACGTTTGGTTTTGGCATGTGGTGGAGAAGCTGTGAACTCCGTTGATGACTTGACCCCTGACTCTCTTGGTTGGGCTGGACTTGTTTATGAACATGTTCTTGGAGAGGAAAAGTATACATTTGTCGAGCAAGTGAAGAATCCTCATTCATGTACTATCCTCATAAAAG gGCCTAACGACCACACTATTGCTCAAATTAAAGACGCTGTCCGTGATGGTTTAAGATCAGTTAAGAATACCTTAGAAGATGAGTGTGTCGTATTA GGAGCTGGAGCTTTTGAAGTTGCAGCAAGACAACACTTGATCAATGAAGTCAAGAAAACCGTTCAAGGG CGCGCTCAACTCGGTGTTGAAGCTTTTGCCAACGCTCTTCTCGTGGTGCCCAAGACACTCGCCGAAAATGCTGGGCTTGACACTCAAGACGTTATCATTTCTCTAACG AGTGAGCATGACAAAGGAAACGTTGTGGGACTAAACCTACAGGATGGAGAACCCATAGACCCTCTGCTTGCTGGAATTTTCGACAATTACTCAGTGAAACGCCAACTTATCAATTCAGG GCCGGTCATTGCTTCGCAGTTGCTATTAGTGGATGAAGTGATTCGTGCAGGAAGAAATATGAGGAAGCCTACTTAA